From a region of the Streptomyces sp. B21-083 genome:
- the gnd gene encoding phosphogluconate dehydrogenase (NAD(+)-dependent, decarboxylating): protein MQIGLIGLGKMGGNMRERIRRAGHTVIGYDRNPEVSDVSSLAELVEKLEAPRVVWSMVPAGAVTQSVVDELGGLLSAGDTVVDGGNSRWTDDEKHAEELGAKGIGFVDAGVSGGVWGLQNGYALMVGGDKEHVERLHPIFEALKPEGPYGYVHAGKVGAGHFSKMVHNGIEYAMMQAYAEGWELLEKVDSVTDVREVFRSWQDGTVIRSWLLDLAVNALDEDEHLERLRGFAQDSGEGRWTVEAAVDNSVPLPAITASLFARFASRQDDSPQMKMIAALRNQFGGHAVESKE, encoded by the coding sequence ATGCAGATTGGTCTGATCGGTCTCGGCAAGATGGGCGGCAACATGCGCGAGCGCATCCGCCGCGCCGGCCACACCGTCATCGGCTACGACCGCAACCCCGAGGTCTCCGACGTGAGCAGCCTCGCCGAGCTGGTCGAGAAGCTCGAAGCGCCGCGTGTGGTCTGGTCGATGGTCCCGGCCGGTGCCGTCACCCAGTCCGTCGTCGACGAACTCGGCGGCCTGCTGTCCGCCGGTGACACGGTCGTCGACGGCGGCAACTCCCGCTGGACGGACGACGAGAAGCACGCCGAGGAGCTGGGCGCCAAGGGCATCGGCTTCGTCGACGCCGGTGTCTCCGGCGGTGTGTGGGGCCTGCAGAACGGCTACGCCCTGATGGTCGGCGGCGACAAGGAGCACGTCGAGCGGCTCCACCCGATCTTCGAGGCGCTGAAGCCGGAGGGCCCGTACGGCTATGTCCACGCGGGCAAGGTGGGTGCCGGGCACTTCTCGAAGATGGTCCACAACGGCATCGAGTACGCCATGATGCAGGCCTACGCCGAGGGCTGGGAACTCCTGGAGAAGGTCGACTCCGTCACGGACGTGCGCGAGGTCTTCCGGTCCTGGCAGGACGGCACCGTCATCCGCTCCTGGCTCCTCGACCTGGCGGTCAACGCCCTCGACGAGGACGAGCACCTGGAGCGGCTGCGCGGGTTCGCGCAGGACTCCGGCGAGGGCCGGTGGACGGTCGAGGCGGCCGTCGACAACTCCGTGCCGCTGCCCGCGATCACGGCCTCCCTCTTCGCCCGGTTCGCGTCCCGGCAGGACGACTCCCCGCAGATGAAGATGATCGCTGCGCTGCGCAACCAGTTCGGCGGTCACGCCGTCGAGTCCAAGGAGTAG
- a CDS encoding histidine phosphatase family protein: MGDLLLVRHGETEWSASGQHTSWTDLPLTAHGEEQAKSLVPLLAGRTFARVLTSPLTRAVRTAELAGLSGALTDPDLHEWDYGGYEGVTTHEIQRTRPDWFLFTDGVVPGPVGHPGESPDEVGRRADRVLARIEDALAEGDVILVAHGHFLRVLTARYLGLPAADGRLFQLATGTVSRLSTEHDRPVITEWNSRWEAAS; the protein is encoded by the coding sequence GTGGGTGACCTTCTGCTGGTCCGCCACGGCGAGACGGAGTGGAGCGCGTCGGGACAGCACACCAGCTGGACCGACCTGCCCCTCACCGCGCACGGCGAGGAACAGGCCAAGTCCCTCGTTCCGCTCCTCGCCGGACGGACCTTCGCCCGAGTACTGACCAGCCCTCTCACGCGCGCGGTCCGCACCGCCGAACTCGCGGGCCTGTCCGGGGCGTTGACCGACCCGGACCTGCACGAGTGGGACTACGGCGGCTACGAGGGCGTGACGACCCACGAGATCCAGCGCACCCGGCCCGACTGGTTCCTGTTCACGGACGGGGTGGTGCCCGGCCCGGTCGGGCACCCGGGTGAGTCGCCCGACGAGGTGGGCCGGCGCGCGGACCGCGTACTGGCTCGCATCGAGGACGCCCTCGCGGAGGGTGACGTGATCCTGGTGGCGCACGGGCACTTCCTGCGTGTACTGACAGCCCGTTACCTCGGGCTGCCGGCCGCCGACGGGCGGCTGTTCCAGCTCGCGACCGGCACGGTCAGCAGGCTCTCCACGGAGCACGACCGCCCCGTGATCACGGAGTGGAACTCCCGCTGGGAAGCGGCGAGTTGA
- a CDS encoding membrane-associated oxidoreductase: protein MEINELTAAEARVWRAFPKGEPVDFREEDDEDPADGYDWGPERTVRASVLRALLLSPPQDAEIPRLRLSGARVTGHLNLMYAIVDHPLHLRYCHFDESPDLYGTRLRQLNLRGSVLPSINLASTRIDGPLRMTHCRVRGPVRLAGAEIAGALFLDDAELTTSDPSVPVLQLHQAVLGDGFAAPGLRVRGEMRLDGATVGGSIALDDAELANPGGHALCARSIEVRADIRARNLRTQGGIDLRGSRISGSLDFTGARLSNPGGTALRASSCVIGELWLYRCEPIEGRLHLRRSRIDVLGFESEVAPGEVLFNNLSYTALNPTEPAHRRLPLLERDGDGYVPYAYEQLAAAYRHVGDEGAARRVQLAKQRRHRATLPWIGRVWGHLQDTTVGYGFRPLRAAVWLLSLLAAGSTVYALHHPHPLKADETPEFNPVFYTLDLLLPVISFGQEGAFAPTGGYQFLSYVLILTGWILATTVIAGVSRSVTR, encoded by the coding sequence GTGGAGATCAACGAACTGACGGCGGCCGAAGCACGGGTGTGGCGGGCCTTCCCCAAGGGCGAACCCGTGGACTTCCGCGAGGAAGACGACGAGGACCCGGCCGACGGCTACGACTGGGGGCCGGAGAGGACCGTCCGCGCCTCCGTGCTGCGGGCCCTGCTGCTCAGTCCCCCGCAGGACGCCGAGATCCCCAGGCTCAGGCTCTCGGGCGCCCGTGTCACCGGGCATCTGAACCTGATGTACGCGATCGTGGACCACCCGCTCCATCTGCGGTACTGCCACTTCGACGAGTCGCCCGACCTCTACGGCACCCGGCTGCGCCAGCTGAACCTGCGCGGCTCGGTGCTCCCCTCTATCAACCTCGCGAGTACACGGATCGACGGCCCGCTGCGCATGACCCACTGCCGGGTGCGGGGGCCGGTGCGGCTGGCCGGCGCGGAGATAGCGGGCGCACTCTTCCTGGACGACGCCGAACTCACCACGTCCGACCCGTCCGTGCCGGTGCTCCAACTCCATCAGGCGGTGCTCGGCGACGGCTTCGCGGCACCCGGGCTGCGGGTCCGGGGCGAGATGCGGCTCGACGGTGCCACCGTGGGGGGCTCCATCGCGCTGGACGACGCCGAGCTGGCCAACCCCGGCGGCCACGCCCTGTGCGCGCGGTCCATCGAAGTGCGGGCCGACATACGAGCGCGGAACCTGCGCACCCAGGGCGGCATCGACCTGCGCGGCTCCCGGATCTCGGGCTCCCTCGACTTCACCGGGGCGCGGCTGTCCAACCCCGGCGGTACGGCCCTGCGGGCCAGCAGTTGCGTCATCGGTGAGCTGTGGCTGTACCGCTGCGAGCCGATCGAGGGCAGACTGCATCTGCGCCGCTCCCGGATCGACGTACTGGGCTTCGAGTCGGAGGTCGCCCCGGGCGAGGTGCTCTTCAACAACCTCAGCTACACGGCGCTCAATCCCACCGAGCCGGCCCACCGCCGTCTGCCCCTGCTGGAGCGCGACGGAGACGGCTATGTCCCGTACGCCTACGAGCAGTTGGCGGCCGCCTACCGGCACGTCGGCGACGAGGGCGCGGCCCGCCGGGTCCAGCTCGCCAAGCAGCGCCGGCACCGGGCCACCCTGCCCTGGATCGGCCGGGTTTGGGGACACCTCCAGGACACCACCGTCGGCTACGGCTTCCGTCCGCTGCGCGCCGCCGTCTGGCTGCTGTCGCTGCTGGCGGCCGGTTCGACCGTGTACGCCCTGCACCACCCGCACCCGCTCAAGGCCGACGAGACCCCGGAGTTCAACCCGGTCTTCTACACCCTCGACTTGCTCCTCCCGGTGATCTCCTTCGGCCAGGAGGGGGCGTTCGCGCCGACAGGCGGGTACCAGTTCCTGTCGTACGTCCTCATCCTGACCGGGTGGATTCTGGCCACGACCGTCATCGCCGGTGTGAGCAGGAGCGTCACCCGGTGA
- a CDS encoding bifunctional sugar phosphate isomerase/epimerase/4-hydroxyphenylpyruvate dioxygenase family protein, translating into MRTSIATVSLSGSLTEKLNAAARAGFDGVEIFENDLLASPLTPEEIRARCADLGLTIDLYQPMRDIEAVPDDEFARNLRRARHKFELMRRLGTDTVLVCSSVSPLALDDDALATAQLSELADLAQDFGVRVAYEALAWGRHVSTYDHAWRIVEAADHPALGTCLDSFHILSRGPDPKDLEGIEDIPGEKIFFLQLADAPLLAMDVLQWSRHYRCFPGQGGFDIAGLLRHVVRAGYAGPLSLEVFNDVFRQAEAGPTAVDARRSLLVLQESIGLAPLPEPVVPTGIAFAELVTPDAEPVAAILGALGLARTARHRSKPVDLWECGEARILVNTGPAARREGTGLAAVGLESPDPAGAARRAEALLAPVLPRRRAPQDTPLDAVAAPDGTELFFCATGRPELPNWRADFEPVEAAATAVSAEGVERIDHLALTQPWHHFDEAALFHRSVLGLHGQESVDVADPYGLFRSRAVTNSGGSVRIALAVGPAPTEDETRVQHIALATDDVIAAARRFRAAGGRLLPMPANYYDDLAARYEFTEGELATYSELGILYDRDAQGEFRHCYTRTVGRVFFELVQRDGGHQGYGAQNAPVRLAAQHAQHSLR; encoded by the coding sequence GTGCGTACGTCCATCGCCACCGTGTCGCTCAGCGGCTCCCTGACCGAGAAACTGAACGCCGCCGCCCGGGCCGGCTTCGACGGGGTCGAGATCTTCGAGAACGACCTGCTCGCCAGCCCCCTCACCCCCGAGGAGATCCGCGCCCGCTGCGCCGACCTCGGCCTCACCATCGACCTCTACCAGCCGATGCGTGACATCGAGGCCGTGCCCGACGACGAGTTCGCCCGCAACCTGCGCCGTGCCCGGCACAAGTTCGAGCTGATGCGCCGCCTCGGCACCGACACCGTCCTCGTCTGCTCCAGCGTCTCCCCGCTCGCCCTCGACGACGACGCCCTCGCCACCGCCCAACTGAGCGAACTGGCCGACCTGGCACAGGACTTCGGCGTCCGCGTCGCCTACGAGGCCCTCGCGTGGGGACGGCACGTCAGTACGTACGACCACGCCTGGAGGATCGTCGAGGCTGCCGACCACCCCGCGCTCGGCACCTGCCTCGACAGCTTTCACATCCTCTCCCGGGGCCCTGACCCGAAGGACCTCGAAGGCATCGAGGACATCCCCGGCGAGAAGATCTTCTTCCTCCAGCTGGCCGACGCCCCGCTGCTCGCCATGGACGTGCTGCAGTGGAGCCGCCACTACCGCTGCTTCCCGGGACAGGGCGGCTTCGACATCGCGGGCCTTCTGCGACACGTCGTCCGGGCCGGATACGCCGGTCCACTGTCCCTGGAAGTCTTCAACGACGTGTTCCGGCAGGCCGAGGCCGGACCCACCGCCGTCGACGCCCGCCGCTCACTCCTCGTCCTCCAGGAGAGCATCGGCCTCGCCCCGCTGCCCGAGCCCGTGGTCCCCACCGGTATCGCCTTCGCCGAACTCGTCACCCCCGACGCCGAACCCGTCGCGGCGATCCTCGGCGCGCTCGGCCTCGCCCGTACGGCACGCCACCGCAGCAAGCCCGTGGACCTCTGGGAGTGCGGTGAGGCCCGCATCCTGGTCAACACCGGGCCGGCCGCCCGCCGTGAGGGCACCGGACTCGCCGCCGTAGGCCTGGAGTCACCGGACCCCGCAGGCGCCGCCCGCCGGGCCGAGGCACTTCTGGCCCCGGTCCTGCCCCGCCGCCGCGCCCCCCAGGACACCCCGCTCGACGCGGTGGCCGCCCCCGACGGCACGGAACTCTTCTTCTGCGCCACGGGCCGCCCCGAACTCCCCAACTGGCGCGCCGACTTCGAGCCCGTCGAGGCCGCCGCGACCGCTGTGAGCGCGGAGGGCGTGGAACGCATCGACCATCTGGCCCTCACCCAGCCCTGGCACCACTTCGACGAGGCCGCCCTCTTCCACCGCAGCGTCCTCGGGCTGCACGGACAGGAGAGCGTCGACGTCGCCGACCCGTACGGACTCTTCCGCAGCCGGGCCGTCACCAACTCCGGTGGCAGCGTACGTATCGCGCTCGCCGTCGGTCCCGCGCCGACCGAGGACGAGACCCGCGTCCAGCACATCGCGCTGGCCACCGACGACGTGATCGCCGCCGCCCGGCGCTTCCGGGCGGCCGGCGGCAGACTCCTCCCGATGCCCGCGAACTACTACGACGACCTCGCGGCCCGGTACGAGTTCACCGAGGGCGAGTTGGCGACGTACAGCGAACTCGGCATCCTCTACGACCGTGACGCACAGGGCGAGTTCAGGCACTGCTACACACGGACCGTGGGCCGCGTCTTCTTCGAGCTGGTCCAGCGCGACGGCGGACACCAGGGCTACGGCGCCCAGAACGCACCGGTACGGCTCGCCGCCCAGCACGCACAACACTCCCTTCGCTGA
- a CDS encoding shikimate dehydrogenase has product MAKDSFLVGLIGSGIGPSLSPALHEREADRQGLRYLYRLIDIDTLGVEAHAVGDLVRAARDLGFDGLNITHPCKQLVIEHLDGLDPQAEALGAVNTVVFEDGSAVGHNTDVTGFAASFARGLPDAPLDRVVQLGAGGAGAAVAHAILTLGAGQVTVVDALPDRAADLAASLNRHFGEGRATAATPDRLPALIGRSDGVDGLVHATPTGMAAHPGLPFPAELLHPGLWVAEVVYRPLETELLRTARAVGCATLDGGGMAVFQAADAFRLFTGREPDTARMLADIAELAGALPAPKQPETAAAGSDRCRKQ; this is encoded by the coding sequence GTGGCCAAGGACTCGTTTCTCGTCGGGCTCATCGGCTCCGGCATCGGCCCGTCGCTGAGCCCCGCGCTGCACGAGCGGGAGGCCGACCGGCAGGGGCTGCGCTATCTGTACCGGCTGATCGACATCGACACGCTGGGCGTCGAGGCCCACGCGGTGGGAGATCTCGTACGGGCCGCCCGTGACCTCGGGTTCGACGGGCTGAACATCACGCATCCGTGCAAGCAGCTCGTCATCGAACACCTCGACGGCCTCGATCCCCAGGCCGAGGCGCTCGGCGCCGTCAACACCGTGGTCTTCGAGGACGGCAGCGCCGTCGGCCACAACACGGACGTGACCGGTTTCGCCGCGTCCTTCGCACGCGGCCTGCCGGACGCCCCGCTGGACCGGGTCGTACAGCTCGGGGCCGGTGGCGCGGGCGCCGCGGTCGCCCACGCCATCCTCACCCTCGGCGCCGGTCAGGTCACCGTCGTCGACGCGCTGCCCGACCGGGCCGCCGACCTCGCGGCGTCCCTCAACCGGCACTTCGGCGAGGGCCGGGCGACCGCTGCGACGCCCGACCGGCTGCCGGCGCTGATCGGCCGGTCCGACGGTGTCGACGGCCTGGTGCACGCCACACCCACCGGTATGGCCGCCCACCCCGGCCTGCCCTTCCCCGCCGAACTGCTGCACCCCGGCCTCTGGGTCGCCGAGGTCGTCTACCGCCCGCTGGAGACCGAGCTGCTGCGCACGGCCCGCGCGGTGGGCTGCGCCACGCTCGACGGTGGCGGCATGGCCGTCTTCCAGGCCGCGGACGCGTTCCGCCTCTTCACCGGCCGCGAACCCGACACCGCACGCATGCTGGCCGACATCGCGGAACTGGCGGGCGCGCTACCGGCACCGAAGCAGCCGGAAACGGCAGCTGCAGGAAGCGATAGATGCAGGAAGCAGTAG
- a CDS encoding TetR family transcriptional regulator has translation MTSVEEPVHTGGRIRDAARTRAEILDVATKEFARAGLAGARVDEIAALTRTTKRMIYYYFGGKEQLFTAVLEHAYSVIRQAEQDLDVEHLDPVAAIRRLAELTFDHHEAHPDFIRLVSIENIHEAEHIAASEQLGKIGSPALEVIRRILASGRASGLFTAEVDAVDLHAMISSFCFFRVANRHTFGALFGRDLTAPDQREHYRAMLGDMVIAYLTADRTA, from the coding sequence ATGACCAGCGTCGAAGAACCGGTACACACAGGCGGGCGCATCCGCGACGCCGCCCGGACCAGGGCCGAGATCCTCGACGTGGCCACCAAGGAATTCGCCCGGGCCGGCCTGGCGGGGGCCCGCGTGGACGAGATCGCCGCGCTCACCCGCACCACCAAGCGGATGATCTACTACTACTTCGGCGGCAAGGAGCAGCTGTTCACAGCCGTCCTGGAGCATGCGTACTCGGTGATCCGGCAGGCCGAACAGGACCTCGACGTCGAGCATCTGGACCCGGTCGCGGCGATCCGGCGGCTGGCGGAGCTCACCTTCGACCACCACGAGGCGCACCCCGACTTCATCCGGCTGGTGAGCATCGAGAACATCCACGAGGCCGAGCACATCGCCGCCTCCGAGCAGCTGGGGAAGATCGGCTCGCCCGCCCTGGAGGTGATCCGCCGGATCCTGGCGTCGGGCCGCGCGTCGGGACTGTTCACCGCCGAGGTGGACGCCGTGGACCTGCACGCCATGATCAGCTCCTTCTGCTTCTTCCGGGTGGCCAACCGGCACACCTTCGGCGCCCTGTTCGGCCGCGACCTGACGGCTCCGGACCAGCGGGAGCACTACCGGGCGATGCTCGGCGACATGGTCATCGCCTATCTGACGGCGGACCGTACGGCCTGA
- a CDS encoding MFS transporter encodes MADSVAPRDPAAPLDAPPGGQPRKAATAAWIGSALEYYDFFIYGSAAALIFPKVFFDESDPATATLLSLATFGVAYAARPVGALFLGHFGDRVGRKKIMVFTLILMGLSTFLIGCLPTRGQVGTLAPVLLVLCRVLQGISAAGEQASANSMTLEHAPPGRRGFFTSFTLSGTQGGQLLATLVFIPIAAMPEDQLLSWGWRVPFWLSIAVAVVGYVIRRKLEETPAFAQQTAAEGVVKLPLLILLREHWADVLRVVAGALVASVSTIFTVWALAYATSDAVGMDRTSMLWVAALANVVALAAIPLWATLSDRIGRRPVFLVGAAGSAVMMFLYLWAISTGSYPLIMGLGIVTFGVVYSAANGTWPSFYGEMFSTRVRLSGMAIGTQIGFAVAGFAVTFAAEIAGPDGDDWSSVALFTAALCIPPVLAAITARETHRVPTERLGERDAEHPEKRETVSA; translated from the coding sequence GTGGCGGATTCCGTCGCACCCCGCGACCCCGCAGCACCCCTGGACGCCCCACCCGGCGGCCAGCCGAGGAAGGCCGCCACGGCCGCCTGGATCGGCAGCGCCCTGGAGTACTACGACTTCTTCATCTACGGCAGTGCCGCCGCCCTGATCTTCCCCAAGGTCTTCTTCGACGAGTCCGACCCGGCCACCGCGACCCTGCTGTCGCTGGCCACCTTCGGTGTCGCGTACGCCGCCCGCCCGGTCGGCGCGCTCTTCCTCGGCCACTTCGGCGACCGGGTCGGCCGCAAGAAGATCATGGTCTTCACGCTGATCCTGATGGGCCTGTCGACGTTCCTCATCGGCTGTCTGCCCACCCGCGGCCAGGTCGGCACCCTCGCGCCGGTCCTGCTCGTGCTCTGCCGGGTCCTCCAGGGCATCTCGGCGGCCGGTGAGCAGGCGAGCGCCAACTCCATGACGCTCGAACACGCCCCGCCCGGCCGGCGCGGCTTCTTCACCAGTTTCACCCTGAGCGGCACCCAGGGTGGCCAGCTCCTCGCCACGCTGGTCTTCATCCCGATCGCCGCGATGCCCGAGGACCAGTTGCTGTCCTGGGGCTGGCGGGTGCCGTTCTGGCTGAGCATCGCGGTCGCCGTCGTCGGGTACGTCATCCGCCGCAAGCTGGAGGAGACTCCGGCCTTCGCCCAGCAGACCGCCGCCGAGGGCGTCGTGAAGCTGCCGCTGCTGATCCTGCTGCGCGAGCACTGGGCGGACGTCCTGCGGGTCGTCGCGGGTGCGCTGGTCGCCTCGGTCTCCACGATCTTCACGGTGTGGGCGCTGGCGTACGCGACCAGCGACGCGGTCGGCATGGACCGCACGTCCATGCTGTGGGTGGCCGCGCTCGCCAACGTGGTCGCGCTGGCCGCGATTCCGCTCTGGGCCACGCTGTCCGACCGCATCGGCCGCCGCCCGGTGTTCCTGGTCGGCGCCGCCGGCAGCGCGGTCATGATGTTCCTCTACCTGTGGGCGATCTCCACGGGCTCGTACCCGCTGATCATGGGCCTCGGCATCGTCACCTTCGGCGTGGTCTACAGCGCCGCTAACGGCACGTGGCCCTCCTTCTACGGTGAGATGTTCTCGACCCGGGTACGGCTGTCGGGCATGGCGATCGGTACGCAGATCGGCTTCGCGGTCGCCGGTTTCGCGGTCACCTTCGCCGCGGAGATCGCCGGTCCGGACGGGGACGACTGGTCCTCCGTCGCCCTGTTCACGGCCGCTCTGTGCATCCCGCCGGTGCTGGCCGCGATCACGGCGCGCGAGACACACCGGGTGCCCACGGAGCGGCTCGGTGAGCGGGACGCCGAGCACCCGGAGAAGCGCGAGACCGTGTCGGCCTGA
- a CDS encoding PPOX class F420-dependent oxidoreductase — translation MTQDDAQDPLLKLLSEYDGGVLVTLKADGRPQLSNVKHTYDPDERTVRVSLTDSRAKTRNLRRDPRVSYHVTSDDRWAYAVAEGVADLTPVARDPYDETVEELVRLYRAVQGEHPDWDEYRATMVRDQRLVLRIRVDRVYGIPRR, via the coding sequence ATGACTCAGGACGACGCGCAGGACCCGCTGCTCAAGTTGCTCTCCGAGTACGACGGCGGAGTGCTGGTCACCCTCAAGGCCGACGGCCGCCCCCAGCTCTCGAACGTCAAACACACCTACGACCCCGACGAACGCACCGTCCGCGTTTCCCTCACCGACTCCCGCGCCAAGACCCGCAACCTGCGCCGGGACCCTCGGGTCTCCTACCACGTGACCAGCGACGACCGCTGGGCCTACGCCGTGGCCGAGGGTGTGGCCGACCTGACGCCCGTGGCGCGGGATCCGTATGACGAGACCGTCGAGGAACTCGTTCGTCTCTACCGGGCGGTGCAGGGCGAGCACCCCGACTGGGACGAGTACCGCGCGACGATGGTCCGGGACCAGCGGCTCGTGCTGCGGATCAGGGTGGACAGGGTGTACGGCATTCCGCGCCGCTAG
- a CDS encoding TetR/AcrR family transcriptional regulator: MSDSLRTRLIDVGVDLVTSEGVHALSLREIARRAGVSHGAPRRYFPTHLELLSAIARRGFTELAARGSAAVKESGSAAADPREQIATLGRVYLDFALANRGMHELMFRHDLLESDTLGLREASLPVFALLVELVGRARPDADARLLAGSLLANLYGIAQLWTWGSLQLATGADDFTPLLRTALDAHLGPEGR, translated from the coding sequence ATGAGTGACTCTCTGCGTACCCGGCTGATCGATGTCGGCGTCGACCTGGTGACCTCGGAAGGCGTCCACGCGCTCAGCCTTCGGGAGATCGCCCGGCGGGCCGGCGTCTCGCACGGCGCCCCTCGCCGGTACTTCCCGACCCATCTGGAGCTGCTGTCCGCCATCGCGCGCCGTGGTTTCACCGAGCTGGCGGCCAGGGGATCGGCGGCGGTGAAGGAGAGCGGGTCCGCCGCGGCGGACCCCCGGGAGCAGATCGCGACGCTCGGGCGCGTGTACCTCGACTTCGCGCTCGCCAACCGGGGCATGCACGAGCTGATGTTCCGTCACGATCTGTTGGAGAGCGACACGTTGGGGCTGCGCGAGGCCAGCCTGCCCGTCTTCGCCCTGCTGGTGGAACTCGTCGGGCGGGCCCGGCCGGACGCCGACGCCCGACTCCTCGCCGGGTCACTGCTGGCGAACCTCTACGGCATCGCCCAGCTCTGGACCTGGGGCAGCCTCCAACTCGCCACCGGCGCCGACGACTTCACGCCCCTGCTGCGTACGGCTCTCGACGCGCACCTCGGGCCGGAGGGGCGGTGA
- a CDS encoding MFS transporter, with the protein MSAHRRVALASSVIGAVVVALDGTVLTIAQPTLQRDLHASFSEVQWTSTGYLIAVASLLVFAGRLGDRYGHQRLFSIGVLGFGAASAAIGFASGVHWVIALRVVQGVFGALLQPATLGMLRAAFPPDRLGMPIALRTSAIGVAAAAGPLLGGVLVTHLGWRAVFFLNVVPALVLAVLASAVRAPGPPPPPSPSAGPGRLDLPGAALLAVALACLVHTLVGVPETGWSASAVLGLLTAVGAGLVLVRHERRTADPLLPPDVLGSAVVGAALGILVLASAAMFGTLFVASYVLQSELGMDPLSTALAALPGGVAMVLGAPWAAVLLRRYGARRTTAAGLVLLSLGVSVLFRASGAVPVGGGFLLLGAGFGTVMVTATAVVVRHAPVRSAGVAGGLQQTAMNVGPVLGVATAATLATVTDGLRTALPVLAGTALVGVLAALRLPDMGERRATPAGSLRHHEGS; encoded by the coding sequence GTGAGCGCTCATCGGCGGGTGGCCTTGGCCAGCAGTGTGATCGGGGCGGTGGTCGTCGCTCTCGACGGTACCGTGCTGACCATCGCGCAGCCCACCCTGCAGCGGGATCTGCACGCCTCCTTCTCCGAGGTCCAGTGGACGAGCACCGGGTATCTCATCGCGGTGGCGAGTCTGCTCGTGTTCGCCGGGCGGCTCGGCGACCGGTATGGACACCAACGGCTCTTCTCCATCGGAGTGTTGGGCTTCGGAGCGGCGTCGGCGGCCATCGGGTTCGCGTCCGGGGTGCACTGGGTGATCGCACTGCGGGTCGTCCAGGGGGTCTTCGGCGCGCTGCTGCAGCCCGCCACGCTCGGGATGCTGCGGGCCGCGTTCCCACCCGACCGGCTGGGGATGCCGATCGCGCTGCGGACCAGTGCGATCGGGGTGGCCGCGGCGGCCGGCCCGCTGCTGGGAGGCGTCCTGGTGACCCACCTGGGCTGGCGGGCGGTGTTCTTCCTCAACGTCGTACCAGCGCTGGTGCTGGCCGTACTCGCGTCGGCCGTCCGGGCTCCCGGCCCGCCCCCGCCTCCGTCGCCCTCGGCCGGACCCGGGCGCCTCGACCTCCCCGGTGCCGCCCTGCTCGCGGTGGCCCTCGCCTGCCTCGTGCACACGCTCGTCGGTGTCCCCGAGACCGGCTGGAGTGCGTCAGCCGTCCTCGGGCTGCTCACGGCCGTGGGCGCGGGCCTCGTCCTCGTACGCCATGAACGGCGTACCGCTGACCCGCTGCTGCCGCCGGACGTGCTCGGATCGGCTGTGGTGGGCGCCGCGCTGGGCATTCTCGTGCTCGCGTCGGCTGCGATGTTCGGCACACTCTTCGTGGCCAGTTACGTGCTCCAGAGTGAGCTGGGCATGGACCCGCTGAGCACCGCTCTGGCCGCGCTGCCGGGCGGCGTCGCGATGGTGCTGGGTGCGCCGTGGGCCGCCGTACTGCTGCGTCGGTACGGGGCTCGGCGGACGACCGCGGCCGGCCTGGTCCTGCTCTCGCTCGGCGTGTCCGTGCTGTTCCGGGCGTCCGGTGCCGTGCCGGTCGGCGGTGGATTCCTGCTGCTCGGAGCGGGTTTCGGCACCGTGATGGTGACCGCGACGGCCGTCGTCGTACGGCATGCCCCGGTCAGGTCCGCGGGGGTGGCGGGCGGGTTGCAGCAGACGGCGATGAACGTCGGACCGGTCCTCGGGGTGGCCACGGCGGCGACACTCGCCACCGTCACCGACGGGCTACGGACCGCGCTGCCCGTGCTCGCGGGTACAGCCCTTGTAGGTGTCCTGGCAGCCCTGCGGCTGCCGGACATGGGTGAACGGAGGGCGACGCCTGCCGGGTCCCTGCGTCACCATGAGGGGTCGTAG